CGCAACGACGCGGTACGCCGGGCACGCGCGCTGCGGCTGCTGTGACCCCACGTCCTGGGCCTCGTCGTCGTCTTCTGCTGCTCGACCACTGACTTCACCTGCACCGGGTGAGGGCGGGCGAGGTGCGAAGGCGGAGGATCGCAGGTGAAGACGGACTCCGCCCGTCCCACACCTCCCGCGGGAGGGCAGCTCATGCGCTACGAGATCCGCGTCGAAGGACATGTGTCGGACACGCTGGCCAAGGCCTTTCCGGAGCTGGACCATGTGGTGATGTCCGGTCAGACCGTCCTGTTCGGTCCCGTCGTCGACGAGGCGCAGCTGTACGGTCTGCTGGCCCGCTGCCAGTCGCTGGGGCTGCGGGTCGTGGAGATGCGCCGGCTGCCGGAGTGACCGTCACAGGCTCTGGAGGCAGCTCGCCGGCCGGTCGGCCGGGGCGTAGCGCGCACGTCCGTTCCACCCACCTCACCGCCCCGGTGGTGTGCCCGGATCACCCGCCGCGGGTGACCCGACCGCCCACGGAGGGCGGAACGCTGGCCGGTGAGGTCTCCGTACGCCGCCCCGTCGGCCGTCCGGGAGCGATCCGCCCGATCACGCGAGGAGGAGCCATGACCGTGCCGCGTGGTCCGGCGCCGCGCACCGGACCGGGGTACATGCCGGGCGGGGCGGCCCCCGGACCGACGGGTGATCCCGCGGAAGCGCTCGCGGCGCTCGGACGCTCCTGGACGTGGAGCCTCGGATCGGCGATCGCCACGGTCGTGCCGGGCATTCTGATCCTGGTCTGGCCGGACGAGACCCTGCACGTCCTGGCGGTCCTGATCGGTCTGTATCTGCTCGTGATGGCGGCCTTCCGGTTCGTCGAGGCATTCGCCCGCGAAGAGCCGGGCGAAAGAGTGACCCGGCTGCTCCTCGCCCTGCTGTATGTCCTGGCGGGGGTGCTGTGCCTGAGGAACCCGCTGCAGACCATCGCCGCGCTCTCGCTGATCGTCGGGGTCGTCCGGCTGGTCTCCGGCATCCTCACCCTCCACACGCCATCGCCGCCAGAGACCTGCCCCACCGTGGCTTCGTCGTCGACGTCGCGGTGATCGGCATCGTCGCCGGGGTCGTGGTGCTGGCCCTGCCGTCCGAGTCGGCGCGTGTGCTGACCCGGCTGATCGGTCTCTGGCTCGTCCTGCTCGGCCTGGCCGAGGCGGCGGTCGCCTTCGCCTGGCCAGCCGCGCTGCGCAGGGCGGGCGTCCCGGGGGCCGGTGGCTCCGCCGGAACTCCATAGCCCGGGGGGAGACAGGACCCGGGAGGATCCATGGCCCCGGACAAAACCCCCGTGGTGCTGACCCTCCTGCTCGCGCCGCTGGCCGTCGTCGCTGCCCGGGCCGACGGCGAACCGGGCCGAGCGGAAGCAGGACCATGACGACCCCACGCTCACCCGCCTCGGGTGAGGCCACCTGCTCTTTGCCGCGGGCACGCTGAAAAACGAACGGCTGCCGGGCGAGCGCCCTGGACGGAGGAGAGACATGAGCGCGCAGACGTACCTCGCGTACGACTATCCGCTGTTGAGCGCCTTCTGGACCATCTTCGTGGTCTTCCTGTGGATCCTGTGGTTCGTCCTGCTCTTCCGGGTCATCGTCGACGTCTTCCGTGACGACGACCTGAGCGGCGGGGCCAAGGCCGGCTGGCTGGTGTTCTGCATCGTCCTGCCCTTCCTCGGTGTCTTCGTCTACGTGGTCGCCCGCGGCAAGGACATGGGGCGCCGCGAGGTGGCGCAGGCCCGCGCACAGCAGGAGGCCTTCGACACGTACGTCCGGGAGACCGCCGGCGCCGGCGAGCACCGGCCCACCAGCGCGGACGAACTCGCCAAGCTGTCCGAGATCCGTGCCCGCGGTGACATCACGGACGAGGAGTTCAGCAGGGCGAAGGAACTGGTCCTGAGCAGCTATGGACCCCCGTCACCCCCCTCCGGCCGCTGAGCGTCGCCGGACCACACCGAATCGAGGCAGCAGGATGACCGCCACACACCCCGCACACCCGCGGACGGCCGGCCAGGCATGGGCCGGCGGCCTGACCGTCTTCGCGGCCGTCATGCTCATGATTGGAGGCGTCCTCGACATCCTGCGAGGCATCGCAGCGATCGCCGAGGACGACGTCTTCGTCACCACCCAGAACTACGTCTTCGAGTTCGACCTCACCAGCTGGGGCTG
This genomic window from Streptomyces sp. DG2A-72 contains:
- a CDS encoding SHOCT domain-containing protein, whose translation is MSAQTYLAYDYPLLSAFWTIFVVFLWILWFVLLFRVIVDVFRDDDLSGGAKAGWLVFCIVLPFLGVFVYVVARGKDMGRREVAQARAQQEAFDTYVRETAGAGEHRPTSADELAKLSEIRARGDITDEEFSRAKELVLSSYGPPSPPSGR